One Misgurnus anguillicaudatus chromosome 20, ASM2758022v2, whole genome shotgun sequence DNA segment encodes these proteins:
- the LOC129454564 gene encoding uncharacterized protein, with protein MACLSMCIFEWDPDDVAALHRAKEGELAAKKAGHISGKALSAGITWRELAMHCRRRTRGVEETTRLIGSLVDLFDSASGKDTLGVPLLDHERIQQILKEQRKHVQCIQDPENFPLYTKTGTLKKGGVEVCCYRCARGSTCLKSFHLHLNRFIPGTSASDAHFQAYLLEGLMRWNDDRMEDAIKGASSIRTYGSAMKEAVDKLSRTVFGKPWDERYRPPGAYTGELLGMEYLYSQTGKTLTPVLQNPEEEDRLVEEVDDQDLQDEGFEEEIMEDITVPVLYDDDPCRDLENSPSSLPLHQSPASMADVSLAEPSTSSSPGGERQHLAPAPSVLSQPSDTGSSISDEAQVRHFNVFFQLLTSIPPHTLPL; from the exons ATGGCATGTCTGTCCATGTGCATCTTTGAGTGGGATCCAGATGATGTGGCTGCTCTTCACCGTGCAAAGGAGGGTGAGCTGGCAGCAAAGAAGGCTGGCCACATCTCAGGAAAGGCGCTGAGTGCCGGCATTACCTGGAGAGAGTTGGCAATGCACTGCCGGAGGAGGACCAGGGGTGTGGAGGAGACCACCAGATTGATTGGATCTCTGGTTGATCTGTTTGACAGTGCGAGTGGTAAAGACACTCTGGGAGTTCCTCTGCTGGACCATGAACGGATCCAGCAGATATTGAAAGAACAGCGAAAGCACGTACAGTGTATCCAAGACCCAGAGAACTTTCCCCTCTACACGAAGACAGGGACACTGAAGAAAGGCGGTGTGGAGGTGTGCTGCTACAGATGTGCCCGTGGCTCTACCTGTTTGAAATCATTCCACCTCCACCTAAACCGTTTTATTCCAG GAACCAGTGCCAGTGATGCACATTTTCAGGCCTATCTTCTTGAGGGCTTGATGCGCTGGAATGATGACAGGATGGAAGATGCCATAAAAGGAGCATCCTCCATCCGGACATATGGCAGTGCCATGAAAGAGGCTGTGGACAAGCTTTCCCGAACTGTCTTCGGAAAGCCCTGGGATGAGCGCTATCGCCCTCCTGGAGCATATACAG GTGAATTGCTGGGAATGGAGTACCTTTACAGCCAGACTGGCAAAACACTTACTCCAGTGCTCCAGAACCCAGAGGAGGAAGACAGGCTGGTGGAGGAAGTTGATGATCAGGACCTGCAAGATGAGGGGTTTGAGGAAGAGATCATGGAGGACATCACAGTTCCAGTGCTGTATGATGATGACCCTTGCCGTGATCTTGAAAACAGCCCCTCATCTTTGCCTCTGCATCAGTCCCCAGCATCGATGGCTGATGTGTCACTGGCTGAGCCGTCCACATCATCATCTCCTGGTGGAGAACGACAGCATCTTGCCCCTGCCCCTTCAGTGCTGTCACAGCCATCTGACACTGGAAGCAGTATTTCCGACGAGGCTCAGGTAAGACACTTTAACGTCTTTTTTCAATTGCTAACAAGCATTCCTCCGCATACTCTCCCTCTCTGA